In Panicum virgatum strain AP13 chromosome 5K, P.virgatum_v5, whole genome shotgun sequence, the genomic window cacggccacgccGGCAGCGACCACGCCTTCTTCTTCGGTCCGACGACCAAGCACGGCAGCCACCGCGCAAGTCGCACGGTCCCCgcaggggagggcggcggcacgtGGCACGGGCAGACAAGCGACGAGACTGGCCTCGTGCTCGTTCGCCGTGGGGGCGACGGCCCTGAGATCAGCCTCAAGTCCAAGAAGTGGCAATTCTCTTATCTCGACAGTGAGAGGAGGACCACTGGGTGGGTCATGCACTAGTACATGATCACCGACCCGCTGCTCCCCGTTCCTGGCGCTGTGATCTCACGCGTCAGGATGGACGCTAAGGCCAAGAAGAAGCTCCAGCAGCCAGCCCCTGCCGCTGACAATAACGGTGGTTTCATGGGAGAGGCGGCCGGCTGCAAATCTGCTTTGGTCAACACTGGGGAGGGTGGTTGTTTGTGCTCTCCTCAATGCTGGAGAGATGGTTGCTATGTCAACAGCAGCAAAGTCTCCTTCAATGAGGACACCAACTATGACAGAGGGCAAAACAGGCGACTACTTCCTAGCTGAAGATGGCGTCAGCAATGCAGATTGAAAGCAGATAAGGAATGCTTGCTAGAATAGTGTATAAATTCTCAGTCACTGTGATTGCTTGAATTTGTTATGTGCTATGGTTGCGCTTAACTCTTTTGCTTGATTCTTGAACGAATTCTCAATCACTGTGATTGCTTGAATTTGTTATGTGCTATGGTTGCGCTTAACTCTTTTGCTTGAATCTATTACTTAGATTCTTGAACGAATTCTCAGTCACTGTGATTGCTTGAATTTGTTATGTGCTATGGTTGCGCTTAACTCTTTTGCTTGAATCTATTACTTAGATTCTTAAACGAATTCTCAGTCACTGTGATTGCTAGAACATGCAGGAGATTTCTTCAAAAAAGAACATGCaggagctgcgtatctttgtattaagagagaAAGAATGGTTCAATTACAGCATGAACACTCCACACCTTGGACCAGAGTGAGGAGGGTACTGTGCTaggaaaaaaaatttacatacaCACACCTACAAAGGACCAGACCACCAAGACCATCTAACACTAAACTTGGGCCACACTCAGCTCGAGGCATAGGGTAGAATTAGAAAGCCCCTTAGCCCCAGCGAATTGCCAATCGTGAGCTTCATCTTTAAAGGCTTGATTGAGTTATGTGCTCTTGTTGTGTTTTAACTCTTTTGTCTGTGCGAATCATCTATTACTTAGATTTCTTTAACGAATTATGTATGTTTGTGCAAATAACTGAATAAGTTATTTGAAAATATGAATTAAAATCTATTTTTAATTTAAGAGAACTTTTTATGTGCTACTTAGTGCCAAAGGATTTATCACTTGGACAGAATGAGCAATGACAGATAATTGTTAACTTTGATACAGTaaaattggggggggggggaaccaGTGAGGCCGTGATAGAGATAAACAGGCCCAAAACAGAACAAAAGTTAGCATAAACCTGGGGAGCATACGTTTTAGCAAGGAACTGCGTGACAACTCAGAAAACAAAGTCTTCAAACATAAACGGTCGTTTTGTCACCCTGTTAGCCTTATGAAAAATCGCCAATTTTGTTGAATGAATTCATAACAGCAACTACATGACCTGGCATATCTGTACTCTCTTCCTACACGCCAAAATGCAATTGATTTACTATGGTTACTATTAATATGGCGTGGCTTACTTACAGGGGGGAGTGCTTGATTCTTTTAATACGAAACCTTTTCTCTCGCTTGCTGAGTACCGACTTGGCAATTGAAGTGATCCCTACAGTAAAATAACAAAGTTATGTATGTACTTAAGCAACTGATGATTATGAAAACATAGGATTACATCATGTAAATTCTAGTCATCAAAGGTGTTTCTATGATGATTATGAAATCATAGGGAACGGCGCATGCTGTAGGTAGTAACATGGGAATCCGGAAGCTTTGGTTTTTATATTTTGTACAATGCTGATATCTgatcaaattttttgaaactgtACAGCGGGGGAGGCCCCCACTGTGGTAATATATTattaaaaataaggataaaaaaTGTACAAAGCATGCGGATGGCACAATCCCCAGAAAAGGAAACTTCAGATGTTACACATTATAACTACTGTACATAGTTGACCCAATTCAGAAAGTAATAGCTGTGCAACAAAGTTGACAACCAAAGACCAGATAAGAGAAGTTGTGTGGGCTTACTCCTGAATACCTGGGATTTGGTTGTAAACTTGAGAGTCTTTTGTTGGCTTCTCTTATCTGGGCTTTGTGGTTCCAAGGGGTAAGCCCAGGTATATCAAGGGAAGGGCTCCAAGTTGACAACCAAAAACTCTAGCAAGACTAGATGCTTCTCTTGGCTGAGGTTTAGAGGCACCAAACAAGATTTCTGGTAATTTACCCAATTTATTTTGAGGCCGGTTGATATCTGATCAAATCAGAGAGTAGAACATTTCTATGCCTGTTTTCAAATCGTCTAGTCGGACCTAGTCGCCATGGGACCGATCAgacgactagtcgcgattagtcgtcgatcaggccgATTAGTCGAGCCTAGTCGGTCCTAGTCGTCTGCCTAGTCGTCCTATGTGTCCCAGGACCGATATGATATATGTACTACATATTACTTAATAAAAAGCAAGCATGAAGACAACAATGATGGTCGATTTTTCACTTACTTGTGAGAGATGATTTGTGAACTGTCCAGAACTATGTCTCAGCCTCTATATACCAAAAACCTAATGGGCCACCTTGCCAATCGTCACCGGCCCAGGCCCACAACTCAAATAGCCCACAAAACAATCTCAAGTCCGATCGTTTTCCAACCTGATCGgcgcgactaatcgcgactagtcgacgactagtcggacgactagaaaactagtcgCCCAATAAGGGGTCACCGGACCGATAAacccgactaatcgcgattagtcggacgactagataACATGATTGCCTGCAGATTGGTGAAAGGGGTGGGAATCCAGGGTGCCGGTCATTGCGCCAGGGATCCCGTGCACCTGGAACCAAGGGGTGGAGGTTTACAGCAAGGAGTTGAAGTCCGACGAACCGGCTTAGAGTCCCAATGTCGTCGAGGTAAGAACCGTGCATTATTTGCTGATTTGATCTTTCACTGATTTATCCTGGAGGAGTCGAAATCTTTCGAACCAAGGAGTCTGAGTTAGATTGCAAATATGCAGCGGGACAGTGTTTTGGCGACTGGGAATTCCACTCCAAACCTAGGTTCAGCTGAATCCAGTAAATATCTGCAGCACGGTCAGGCTTGGATGTTGTGGGGGTGTTGCTGGAATCAACCCTTTACCACTATCAAGGTAACCACCCCACATCTCAATTTTTGGATAAGCCAATACTGTCAAGTATACGTAATCTATATGCTTGTTAGATTACTCAACTGTAGACAATTGTAACAAAATGCTGTGTTGCCCATGCTTATAGGTTCTTATAGACAATTGTATACTGCTGTGTTAGGAGTGCATgtatagattcatctcgcaatgtTAACAGATAATCAACTATACTATCATGAATTTAATTatgaattctaaaaaaaaagaacaagttgTGTTCCAATTGCCCAGATATTGGCTGTTCTTTCCAACAACTGCTGTATGGTGTCACCTATGGAAATGTTCCTGTTAGTGATGTAGACACTCAAAATCCACAGTACAATAGAGATGCAACTGTTAGCAGGTTCAGAGAATGCTAGTTTGTCTGTTGGCGCCAATGATGATGAGATCGATGAAGGGATGGACAGTGGCTACTTGCCTACTTGGAAACTGAAGAATGTGTGTCAGAACGTGATGTGGAAACATCTGAAGGCACATACTTGCAAACTGCAGATGATGACACAGGCTGTGACACGTCGTGAATTAACGGGGTCACAAGCAGAATTCCTAGTGAAAAGGAATTGGTATAGATTGACAAGGATACATTTTTCCTCTGGTGAACTAGTCAAaatgggagagaagaagaatgGAGCTCGACCAATGAATGATGGATCAGGTCAGCCGGCCTTGACGTAGATCACAACTCGGAGGCTGCTATACTCCGGCGCCGCCTCCATGGCGTCGCTGATGCTCAGGTGCGTCCTGCTGCCGTCCTTGCAGCCACGAGGAGCGCCGGCCGCTGTGTTTCACCCACCATGTCGCGTGGCGTTGAGCGACATGGGCACGAGGATGagcaggcggcagcggcggcggttgctCTGGGCGGCGCATCCGCGCTGAGACCGTATCGGCTCCGGAGAGCCGAACCCGAGCTTTGTATGGGCCATGCATGCAATGTGATGGAGTTGGCTCGATGGTGATGACCAAGAAAGTCCGGTCCTTGCCTGACAACACGGTGTATGGTATGATCAGATTGATTGATCACGCACGCACCGAGCTGCATGTTGTAGTTGAATGGAATTTGATGATTGATTGACAGACTGTAATATGTAGTATCTCCTAGTCCTAGTACGATTTGATCTCGTCTCATGTACTTATTTGCTCCTTCCTCTGTTTTTTTACCAAAAAGAAAAGGCTAGCTAGAGCAGATATACGATGCCGAGAAGGAAGGGTAGGCAGTGATGTGGTATCGCATTACGTGGACGTAGTAGTGGCGGACGGTACATTGCCAAAATGAGGCAGCAGCAGTGCACACACACGCCCGCCGTCCCTTTCTTTTTTGCAGCACGATCGCGCACTGTGTGCTTCATCGCCCAATTAAGTTGCACATGAAGGAACACCTCTTGGAGCGCAAGATGCCTCTCGGTACCAGACACGAGCCGCCGGTCATGTGCGCTGCGTCACCCGCACGCGGCACGCCCGGCGTTCCTCTGCTTTGCACAGCACGATCTCGCACTGTGTGTGGTTCATCACCCAGAAACGATCCTCCTTGATTCATTTCCGGCCGGTCCCAGAAATTTACAGCTAGCCAAGGCTACAAGGGGATTACCGTCACTTCACCACCAAAAGAGTGTCGCCCCAGTTACTACTGCTAAGTGGACACCAAAGTGTGTAATTACTGCTACCCACACCTAGACATTACTACTCTGCAACTGCTGAGGTGCACACAAAATGTGGCCCCCAGCCCTAACTCCTAACTAGCATCAGGCTCACCACTCACCCTCAGTACACATGCATGATACAATGCCCATCTTCTGCAGACACCAGTTTACTTACTACTCCATCCAGTGCATCTTCTTTTACACTCTGCTGAAAGATGTACCCAAAATGTTTGCCTCTGGTATAACTGGCAAGATCACCATGGTGCAGTAGCCAACTGCTGCAGTGTCAGACCGCTTCTCTTCACACTGGACTGGACTCCATCTCCTCCATCTCCGCATCCATTTTCTGCAGCATACCCTTCACATTCAACAGCATAAGCTCAAGCGCTTTCACTTTCTCCCCAGCATGGGTCCTCTCTGACTTCAGCTCCTTGTACTTCTGGCACTCCGAGAGGTCTCTCGGCCCAGCTGGGAGGCCGAGGAGATCGTTGATGCGTTTCAGCAGGAACGCGACGTTCATGCCCAGCAGCTCGAAGGACTCCAGTGTCTTCTTCCAGATCACCAAGTCCTCGTGGGAAGAAGCCTGTGCCTTGCAGGCTCGGATACCCTCCGCGATGCTGATCGTCTCCATGATCACTCCCACGACAAGCGTCAGGTTTAGCTGCTTCAGCAGATTCTTGTGAAGGAAGGACTTCTGGGAACAGCAGAGCTCGTAGTATGTCCTGCGCTGATGATCATGAAACTTGCAGTCGATGACCAAGCTGTCGACCACAATGTTGAAGTTGCAGAAGCTTGTGACATCGCCAAAGTCCATGTCTGAATCTGAGATCCTCAGGCCATCTATTGCTTCACTGGCTACAGCATTATTGTCATCACTCTGAGGGACTTTGTTGTCGACTGGGCTAGCCTTCTCATCATCGTCACATCCTTTTTCTAGAAATTCAGGAGATTCAATAGTTGGCTCATATCCATGTaccaaaatctgtcttgattgtAAATTCAACAATAACATACTTACTTGATAGCTTCCCTTTCTTGTGCACCTCCAAATTCAGTAGACTGATTGCTCCATCAGCTGTTGTAAATTCGTTTGCTCTTATTATATATACCTGAACGACAAGCATAGCAATAGAATTAAAGGTTTACTATATATGAAGACGAGGACATTAACACATGGTTCAAGAAATGGGCATCCTATGAACAGGTTACACTAAGCATTATGACAAAACAATGTGGGGGACTTGCCTTAAATTTCGTCGATCCCACGAGCTGAAAAATCACAACATCGCCAACCTTAATATCGTGCTCAATTGCAAAACCTCTCCACCCAGCACTGAGTCCCTGCTTCGCACCAAGATATAACGTCTGGTGGTCCTGTCCATTTTCATCTTCTAGGACAATTCCGGTGTCTTTCTTTGGGAGATGTTTGTTGCAAAAGTAAGTTGGCAGACCCTACAAGACCGACAAATTCATTTGCAAATACAGCAAAAGAAGGGAATTCGATGGCAAATAAAGCAAGGCAATGGATCCAAGTGGCGTGAACAAAAAATGAGATATAGCTGTGCATTATTTGTTTAAGCACAAGTACTCTTTCAATGAAGTCAAAGAGGTCAGATAATCAAGAAATGACAACAATTTGCAAATTATTTGTTTGGCAGACTTGTATCTGTGCTCTCCTGAAAGCTAAATTTTAAAAATCTCAGTGATATCCCTAGTCCTACTATTTCAGTAGCCTAGTGGCTGGGTGTATATCAGGCCCCTCAACGTGATAAAAGATCTAGTTTCAACTTTCAAAGCCATTTGTGTGGTAATTTGACATTCTAACCGGACAGGTAATTGAATGTTTCTTCAAGTTCCTTGCATTCCCTAGTTGTGCTTCCACTGTTGTTCATAAAGAAGCAATTACCAAATCTTTAGAATTGATCAAACATTCAAATAGATAGTAACCGTCTAACCGATGGCAACTTACCAGCCAAAAACCACGGACAACATGAGACTGTAGCATACGCTTGACAAAGCTAGGATGTTCTGCTGGCAACTTTGCCTGTACCTCCGCAGCTCTATCCATCGTCGATCCATAGCTGTAGTGAACATTGGAATTTGGTTAGAGATGTAATTGCATAAGTAGACAAGCTTGAGATATTACAGTTACAAAGATGAAAGGACAAGTTGAAGTACCTTGCACTTAAATTTTGGCCAGGAAGCCTTTTTTGCTCATTCTCCAATCCCTTCGATGCCAAAACCTTCTATAACAGAGAGATGGAAAAATAtgagatgaaaagaagaaaacaAGTCCAAATGTTGTCAGGGGCGGATCCATCATGGGGGCAGGGGGGCTGCCCCCCTACGGCCCTACCCCAGAAACTCCATGGAAAGAAGAGGAAAGGAGGAAGGAGACAAAGAGGAAAgaagggagagaagaagaaaaggagggccggaggaagaagaaaggatatGAGCCCCCAAAGCACAAATTGTGGATCCGCCACTGATGTTGTGCTCTGTCGGTCACATTATGTTGTCAGTATTGATGTTGGGAATAGAGTAACTACACATGTAGTGACTAGTGAATATCGCTCGAAGTTGAAGACAAAAGGTCTGCCTATCACACCTTAATGTATACAAGAAAAACAATGCAACAGTGCCCATACTTTTAAAGGAATATCCTCATCTTCATTGTAGGAATCACCATAATCAATTTCTATAGGCTGGTGAGCAGCGACGATAGCGAGCTCTTCATCCTGTAACCATTAAACAAATACTGTGTGACAGAAATATCATGTTaatcaaagaaagaaaatatagTCTGATCAAACGAAAATGCATAGAATAGTTGATTATTGTGGTACTAGATACTAGTGGGCATTGACACAAAAACATTGGAAATTGTTTCTAGACTTCATTTGGTGCATCAGATACGTTTCCAAACGACAAGCATGATCAAATTAGGAAACAAAATAAACTTTAAGGACATATCATTCTACGAAGCCCATCAAGGACTATCAGAAACGTTGAGATCAGAACTGTGAATCATGGACCAACCAACATACACAGATTACTCTGCAACTCTGAAAACTGCAGGCCTGCAGCACCATCTAGCTTCTACAGTTCTGAAGTATTAGTAGGTGTTGAACCTATTAAACTAAGGATGCTGATGAACATATTGGTCTCCTTATATCTACTGGTAATTAAAGATCTTGTCTTTTATTCACTTCAGTATGATGAAAGAAATAGTAGCAGTATGAGGCCAATGCTAAATCATTGCACGCAAGTCCTCACCATGGGCACAAAGTCAACATCCTTGTCAATCttagcgctgctgctgctgctgctgctgctgctgctggcactGTCAAGCAAGGCGACCCTCTGCTTGACCAATGCCATCTTCTGCTCCATCTTGCTCTTGGCTGACTGAGAGCCAGGTGGTCTCCCCCTCTTCCTCTGCAGAGCAACCAATCAAAGCAGATGAGCGAATTGAGATGAGATTATCTACAATTGCGAATTAAAGTTCGACGCTTCCCTTGTTTCTAAGGAACAACGGTGCGGATCGGAATGTTCCATTAGCAGACGAATGAAGGAATAAAGAAGCAACTCTCGGTTGTTAACTGGACAGATTAATGTACCGAACAGCGGAGTCAATGGCGGAGGAGGATGGGGAAGAAAGGAACTTGCTTTGAGGGGCGGATCCATCGCCATTGCCTCCCGCAACGCACACCTGAAACGGAACCTTGGACGCCTCGAGGGGGGGTTCGCTCTGCTCGGGAATCAATCGAAGGATTCAGAGTTGGCAGTGTTGGAGTGGGGACTGAGGAGGAAGATCCCACTGAGAAAGCGGAGGAGTTGGGTTCCGACCGCTCAGTTCAGCTACAGGGGGGATTGATGGGACGCGCGGCGCGGCTGTTCCCACGCCACGGGGTTCACCGCCGAATGGCACCATTTTGATTTTGAAAACATTTCTTCCCTCTCTCGGGattaacttttcaaaaaaacGCGGAAATACGGGAGATAACGTATTTCGTCCTGTTCATATGGTGAATCCGTTTCTTTCCTTCCTTTTAAGGTCGACTTGATTTTTGTTTCCTTACTCCTATCTTTTCAACCTGCGCATCCGAGTTTTGTAGCACTGAGCTTCACGTTTACACGATGGAAATTTCTCGGTCAAACTTTTCCATATAataataaacaaaaaaagaaaatgattcaggccatcaaaaaaaaaacattgcttGGACCTTTGGATGAACAGCTTTCAGCTAGCAGTAGTGTAGTACAATCAGGCCGTCCAACCCAACAGCCCGTTTGACTAGTCAAGTTGTGAGAGCTCGAACCGTACGAATGTGCGGCCGGCCCACGGTCACGGGCTGTGATTTTCTTGGAAATACATCTGCACAACAAGAATCGTTAGGCGGTTTTAATGCTTTTTTCTGATTCTGTGTTCCTTTCGGTAATCCAGATGCTGTAAAGAAAAACGATTTAACATTGCTCTTCTTACAACAAGGAAGGAAACGCGCAATACTAATATATTTGGATTAGCGCCGCGACGGTTCAGCCGTGATGTGGATGTTCAACTAGCAATTCCAAAATCGTTCTTTTGCGTGTCGCGAGACAACAGTGTACAAAATAGCAggctatgaaaaaaaaatagtaaagaGTTTTTCTTAGCCGCTATAGTCCGTTGTCGCGCCGCTATCCAGTATAACGGGATTATAGCTGCTGTGGTCGAAAAAtactatagcccgctattttgTAACAAGCAGCTACTACATTTCTACTACTATGACAGCTCCAATGAATTCTTCACAGTTATTGGCGGATCTAGAATGAAAATTTAGAGAGCTTATTTTTCTctacttctttctttgtttttcttcttcctcttcgttcatgattgaaatttgttggagagaCCTTTTAGGTAGGGGGGCAGTTTGCATCCATGTATATACCCTCCTGCATACATGTTGCAAACCCGGAGGGGGGGCGACACGGTGGTGGTGAAGAACGGAAGGATGCGGTATGGTAGGAGACGGCGCCCTTGACATGAGCAGCGATTTCAGGAAGGTAAAGCTTTACGCTTTGCCGTCCTGGCACGCAAGGTGTCCAGTCCAGTCGCACCACCCCCAATTCCAGTCCTTCTCGCCTCTCGCTACCTACTACTAAAaccctccctcttcttcctccccatccATCGCCTGGGCCGCCGCAGGACCTCTCAAAGGTGAGGTGCGTCGCTGCGATCTCCCCCCGACAACTTTCGTCGACGTTCCTAATTGActcgcttcttcttcttcttgatcggTGCTCGCTGCTTTCTTGggcttctttcttttctccGCCGTGGCTGTGGTTTCCTGATGGTGTCATGGAAGATTGATTCTTTTCTTTGACTATGGAcgcctttctttttctccgTGGGGTTCTTGATCGTGATGCGCTGCTGCTCCTTCTCCTGGACGGTGACGCTTCAAGTTTATCCCTCCCCTCCGCCTCCGGGGGTTTCGCTACTCTTCCGGGAttatttctttccttttttttttgtctgttCTTGCCCTTGGCGTTTGCGGTGGCTGGCCTCCATTGGACCGAGAGAGACCGACCTGGCGTCACGCACGCACTGATTGGGGTCGGGGGTTCGGTCGCTGACAACTGGGCCTTACAGCCAACCAGTTCTTGGAAAACAGCGTGCTACTGGAAAGAGAAAAGAGTGAGATGCTTGCCGCGTTGGGATTCTCCAACTAAGATGATCAACTCTCCACtgctcctttccttttcttcttgttcGGTTGTTCACTTGTTCTTAGAGACGAAATTAGATGATTTCTTTCTAAAGGTGCTTCTGTTTATGCATCTGTTGTTCCTGCGCCTTCCATCTTGACCTTTGTGGTATCGCAGATGAAAAACACCATCTTTCTTGTTTGTAGTTACAAGCAATGGCGTCTCATGTCTTGCAGGTGTTTTTTGTATGAGGTGATTCAAAGGAAGGATGGCTCTCAAGAAGCTGCTGCAGCTGTTTTGTGTCAGTAAGAAGGATTCAAAGAAGAAAGGTGCTATAGCTTTCCTTGTTTATCTGCAGAGCTATCTACCTTGTTCAATTGCCGATTGTTTTTCTGCCCAGATGCTTCAATCAGCCCTTGATTGCTCAGATACGGGTCTGGTGCCATGTCACGACAATCTAATTGTTAGATAATTGTGGGTTCAAATTGTTAGATAATTTTGGCCAATTTATTATGTTGCTCTATGTGGTTATAGTTTGAGAACTCCAGATGCTGTGTTTTAGGAGCTACACCTTCTTTTATTTACAAATATCTTGCTTCTGTGAGAACTACTTAACCGGACAAATCGAATTTTAGGAACCCAGCAAGTAGAGATGTACACAGGTAAGCTTTAAAGAAGCCATTTTTATTGACTAAAAGAACTTGAAAAATGATACTAGCATGCTATGTGTCTTATTGAGTTCTTAGATGCATACAGCAATAATGCTGCAGATAATACATTCACTGGGAGAGTAAATGTAGTAACTTGATGATCAGTGACTCAGACTGCTGGTTGTGTTTGAGTGTTCTGTATCTGTGTGCAATGAATTATGTGAGTCCCATTGTTTATTATCCTTTTCTTCATAAGCTGAATGCTTTTCTAATGAACGAATGATCTGTTTATGCAGGAAAATCCATTGATCCACTTTGGCAAGGTAATCTTGAATTTTGCACATGTTCTTGTCTGCCCTAATATTATATCTTTTCCCTCAAAATAACATGAGATTGGTATGAACACGTATATTATATGTTCTGTTAACAGCGCCGCAGCCCAGAGACTGACAAGGCCATATAACTGATATGAAACATCTTACTTAGTCAATGAGAGAAAGTGTATATAAAAATAGTGGAAACCCTTCAGAGACCGTCTTGGTGCTGATGCTCTGATATTAGTAAATTAGACTGTCTTCAACCATACCCTCTAAATTCCACCCTCTAAAAGGAATATTCTACCACCTCCATATAGATTCCGCACTCTATATCAAAATCCTCTCCAGCAATACCCTCTAAACAATACCCCCTATACCCCAATATCCAATATTATACTATATTTTCCCCTTCCCCTCCTGCTTGCGAGCGGCACCGACGCCCACCTCCGACCGTTGCAGCGGGCCCCGCACTTCCGATGGAGGCGAACTCGTACACCTCCAGATTTGGAggttctctctcctcccccctATTTTGCCGGGCCGGATGGAGCTCCCCGCTGGAGTGTTTACAGGGTGACTTCGCACCCTAAATTTCGATACCGGGCCGTGTCCAGTTCACCGCTGGAGAGAGTCTTAGTAAGGTGCTTTCTGCTCTGTCTTGAAGAGGGCAGATTTTCGGTCATAAATTTCGTAAGAAAACTCCCTCTTAGATTATGGGATTCAACTTACTCAGGGGACTGGCATGATTTTTAAATGTTTTTCCCTCTTATACTTACCAATTAGCCCCTTAATCTTTAAAGCAGTACTGCATTTTCAACATTATCAAAGGTTCAAGTAGCTATCTTTCATTGGTTGAGGGACAGTTGGAATCTGCAAACCCAGTGGTGATGATAGTCTGGACTGTATTTTGGTCCATATCTCTGTCTTATGCTCGAATTATATTGTAATGTCCTTACTCGATAATCATTTACCTACATCCTGGATTTCAGCATCTGCTCCGCACTCGTCTTTGAGTGTCACTGCAAATAAGAGTCATTTGGATCCTTGTTCAAGTAGACATGAATGCTCAAGTATGATTTCATCATTGGCAAGGACTGAACATGGAACTGGGAGTAACGATTACATGTCATTTAACCAATTCGATGTTGTTCAAGATTTCTCTGATCACCACTATGCAAAAACATCACCAGGAAAGGTATCATGTGTGCCTGTGTCATTTTGTGAACCTTTAAGCTATTAAATCCGACTGTGATTTTCCCACCTCAAAATATGTGACCAGGCCACCAAAGATTGGGTGAAGGCAATCCAAAGTGAATGGAGTCTTCTACAGAAAAATCTACCTGGTCAGTTCATATGTTTATTAGATATTGTGGCCAAAAAGCTTTTCCAGGTTATGTTTTATCAATGttttgtttcttatttttgcCGAACTGCCAAAAACTGTAGCTATGGAGAACTAAAGGACACACTGTGGTTTCTTTACAATCGTCGCTTACGTCATTTTGTTGATAATTCTTTTCCATTAGTCTTTTCACACTAGTATATTGCAGGTGTTCTGaatgtaattattttttatatcagGAAGCAAATGAGAAAAATGTAAGCAATGTTATAATACCATGTGCCTAGGACAAACGCAATGCCACTTCGCCTGCACATCATGTCTGTATGATTGACATTTGGACCTGATAGTACTTATTCTTAATTGGAGAATTTACTACTGAAACCAGCTAGTGTGTTTTTTTATTGTTGTTAACTT contains:
- the LOC120705477 gene encoding NAC domain-containing protein 18-like; the encoded protein is MEASRFGFDPSLPPACKFDPTDADIVAYYLLPRAVGHSNPHAHAVIDADPCSCPPWELMRRHGHAGSDHAFFFGPTTKHGSHRASRTVPAGEGGGTWHGQTSDETGLVLVRRGGDGPEISLKSKKWQFSYLDSERRTTGWVMH
- the LOC120705479 gene encoding B3 domain-containing protein Os01g0234100-like isoform X2, with the translated sequence MAMDPPLKRKRGRPPGSQSAKSKMEQKMALVKQRVALLDSASSSSSSSSSSAKIDKDVDFVPMDEELAIVAAHQPIEIDYGDSYNEDEDIPLKVLASKGLENEQKRLPGQNLSASYGSTMDRAAEVQAKLPAEHPSFVKRMLQSHVVRGFWLGLPTYFCNKHLPKKDTGIVLEDENGQDHQTLYLGAKQGLSAGWRGFAIEHDIKVGDVVIFQLVGSTKFKVYIIRANEFTTADGAISLLNLEVHKKGKLSKKGCDDDEKASPVDNKVPQSDDNNAVASEAIDGLRISDSDMDFGDVTSFCNFNIVVDSLVIDCKFHDHQRRTYYELCCSQKSFLHKNLLKQLNLTLVVGVIMETISIAEGIRACKAQASSHEDLVIWKKTLESFELLGMNVAFLLKRINDLLGLPAGPRDLSECQKYKELKSERTHAGEKVKALELMLLNVKGMLQKMDAEMEEMESSPV
- the LOC120705479 gene encoding B3 domain-containing protein Os01g0234100-like isoform X1 codes for the protein MAMDPPLKRKRGRPPGSQSAKSKMEQKMALVKQRVALLDSASSSSSSSSSSAKIDKDVDFVPMDEELAIVAAHQPIEIDYGDSYNEDEDIPLKKVLASKGLENEQKRLPGQNLSASYGSTMDRAAEVQAKLPAEHPSFVKRMLQSHVVRGFWLGLPTYFCNKHLPKKDTGIVLEDENGQDHQTLYLGAKQGLSAGWRGFAIEHDIKVGDVVIFQLVGSTKFKVYIIRANEFTTADGAISLLNLEVHKKGKLSKKGCDDDEKASPVDNKVPQSDDNNAVASEAIDGLRISDSDMDFGDVTSFCNFNIVVDSLVIDCKFHDHQRRTYYELCCSQKSFLHKNLLKQLNLTLVVGVIMETISIAEGIRACKAQASSHEDLVIWKKTLESFELLGMNVAFLLKRINDLLGLPAGPRDLSECQKYKELKSERTHAGEKVKALELMLLNVKGMLQKMDAEMEEMESSPV
- the LOC120705479 gene encoding B3 domain-containing protein Os01g0234100-like isoform X3, encoding MEQKMALVKQRVALLDSASSSSSSSSSSAKIDKDVDFVPMDEELAIVAAHQPIEIDYGDSYNEDEDIPLKKVLASKGLENEQKRLPGQNLSASYGSTMDRAAEVQAKLPAEHPSFVKRMLQSHVVRGFWLGLPTYFCNKHLPKKDTGIVLEDENGQDHQTLYLGAKQGLSAGWRGFAIEHDIKVGDVVIFQLVGSTKFKVYIIRANEFTTADGAISLLNLEVHKKGKLSKKGCDDDEKASPVDNKVPQSDDNNAVASEAIDGLRISDSDMDFGDVTSFCNFNIVVDSLVIDCKFHDHQRRTYYELCCSQKSFLHKNLLKQLNLTLVVGVIMETISIAEGIRACKAQASSHEDLVIWKKTLESFELLGMNVAFLLKRINDLLGLPAGPRDLSECQKYKELKSERTHAGEKVKALELMLLNVKGMLQKMDAEMEEMESSPV